In uncultured Bacteroides sp., one genomic interval encodes:
- the atpA gene encoding F0F1 ATP synthase subunit alpha: protein MSENIKASEVSEVLRMQLEGIDTSLQFDEVGTVLQVSDGVVRIYGLRNAEANELLEFDNGIKAVVMNLEEDNVGAVLLGPTDQIKEGYIVKRTGRIASINVGEGMLGRVINPLGEPLDGKGEISGERFEMPLERKAPGVIFRQPVNQPLQTGLKAVDAMIPIGRGQRELIIGDRQTGKTSIAIDTIINQKSNYEAGDPVYCIYVAIGQKGSTVATIVNTLKEKGALDYTIVVSATASDPAALQYFAPFAGAAIGEYFRDSGRHALVVYDDLSKQAVAYREVSLILKRPSGREAYPGDIFYLHSRLLERSAKIINQQEVACQMNDLPESMKGKVKGGGSLTALPIIETQAGDVAAYIPTNVISITDGQIFLDTDLFNQGNRPAINVGISVSRVGGNAQIKAMKKVAGTLKIDQAQFRELEAFTKFGGDMDPVTALTINKGQKNTRLLVQPQYTPMPVEQQIAILYCGTHGLLKSVKLDKVHEFEKNFLLDLQNNHQADVLDLLKKGIINDEVSAIIEKVAESIAKVYSK, encoded by the coding sequence ATGTCCGAAAATATAAAAGCAAGTGAAGTTTCCGAAGTGTTGCGTATGCAACTTGAAGGAATTGATACAAGCCTTCAGTTCGATGAAGTGGGGACAGTACTTCAAGTAAGTGACGGTGTAGTCCGCATTTATGGTCTGAGGAATGCTGAAGCTAACGAGCTGCTGGAGTTCGACAATGGTATTAAAGCCGTTGTAATGAACCTCGAAGAGGATAATGTAGGAGCTGTGTTACTTGGTCCTACTGATCAGATTAAAGAAGGATATATAGTAAAACGTACAGGAAGAATTGCTTCTATCAATGTTGGTGAAGGAATGCTTGGACGTGTTATCAATCCGCTGGGAGAGCCACTTGATGGTAAAGGAGAAATTTCTGGTGAACGCTTTGAAATGCCATTGGAACGTAAAGCTCCGGGGGTAATTTTCCGTCAGCCTGTAAATCAGCCTTTGCAAACAGGTTTGAAAGCTGTTGATGCTATGATTCCTATCGGTCGCGGCCAACGTGAGTTAATCATTGGCGACCGTCAGACTGGTAAGACCTCTATTGCAATTGATACTATTATCAACCAAAAAAGTAACTACGAGGCTGGTGATCCTGTATATTGTATCTATGTTGCCATAGGACAGAAGGGATCTACCGTTGCTACTATTGTAAATACACTTAAAGAAAAAGGTGCACTGGATTATACTATTGTAGTATCTGCAACAGCATCCGATCCTGCTGCATTACAATATTTTGCACCGTTTGCAGGTGCTGCTATCGGTGAATATTTCCGTGATAGCGGACGTCATGCATTGGTAGTATATGATGACTTGTCTAAACAGGCAGTTGCATATCGTGAGGTTTCCTTGATTCTTAAGCGTCCTTCCGGACGTGAAGCATATCCTGGTGATATCTTCTATCTGCACTCTCGTTTGCTGGAACGTTCTGCTAAGATTATTAATCAGCAAGAAGTTGCTTGTCAGATGAATGACCTTCCTGAAAGTATGAAAGGTAAAGTAAAAGGTGGTGGTTCCTTAACTGCTCTTCCAATTATTGAAACTCAGGCTGGTGACGTTGCTGCATATATCCCAACCAATGTAATTTCTATTACTGATGGTCAGATCTTCCTTGATACAGACTTGTTTAATCAAGGTAACCGTCCGGCTATCAACGTAGGTATTTCAGTATCTCGTGTAGGTGGTAATGCGCAGATCAAGGCAATGAAGAAAGTAGCCGGTACATTGAAAATTGACCAGGCTCAGTTCCGCGAACTGGAAGCATTTACCAAATTTGGTGGTGATATGGACCCTGTAACTGCTTTGACTATCAATAAAGGTCAGAAAAATACCCGATTGCTGGTTCAGCCTCAATACACTCCAATGCCGGTTGAGCAACAAATTGCAATCTTGTATTGCGGTACACACGGTTTGTTGAAGTCTGTTAAGCTGGATAAAGTTCACGAGTTTGAAAAGAATTTCTTATTAGATCTTCAGAACAATCACCAGGCAGATGTACTTGATTTGCTGAAAAAAGGTATTATCAACGATGAAGTATCTGCAATTATAGAAAAAGTTGCAGAATCTATTGCTAAGGTCTATAGTAAATAG
- a CDS encoding F0F1 ATP synthase subunit gamma yields the protein MASLKEVKGRIASVNSTRKITSAMKMVASAKLHRAQNSITNMLPYETKLHAMLTAFLSNEADIRSPYMEVRPVKRVAIVAFSSNSSLCGAYNANVARQLNLMVDGYASQIGKENVLIFAIGKKIAHAAKNEGLNIQDVFLEIADKPSYQGTAELANKLMKMYADKEIDKVELLYHHFKNTASQILTREDYLPVSFPAPEEAPVDHNWALDYIFEPSKADLLNTLVPQVLSLRMYTALLDSNTSEHAARTMAMQIATDNANDMIQDLTVLYNKSRQQAITNELLDIIGGSMK from the coding sequence ATGGCATCACTAAAAGAAGTAAAAGGAAGAATAGCGTCGGTAAACAGTACCAGAAAGATTACGTCTGCCATGAAAATGGTAGCATCTGCTAAGTTGCATCGTGCGCAGAATTCTATTACGAATATGCTTCCTTACGAGACGAAGCTGCATGCCATGCTAACGGCTTTCCTCTCAAATGAAGCCGATATTCGATCACCTTATATGGAAGTGCGCCCGGTAAAGCGGGTGGCAATTGTTGCGTTCTCTTCCAATTCGTCACTTTGCGGAGCATACAATGCAAATGTTGCCCGTCAGTTAAACCTGATGGTTGATGGATATGCATCTCAGATTGGTAAGGAAAATGTTTTAATTTTTGCTATAGGTAAGAAAATAGCTCATGCAGCCAAAAATGAAGGTCTTAATATACAAGATGTATTTTTGGAAATTGCGGATAAACCATCTTACCAGGGAACAGCTGAATTGGCTAATAAACTGATGAAGATGTATGCTGATAAGGAAATTGATAAAGTAGAATTGCTTTATCACCACTTTAAAAATACAGCTTCACAAATTCTTACCCGTGAGGATTATCTTCCTGTAAGTTTCCCCGCGCCGGAAGAAGCTCCTGTAGATCATAATTGGGCATTGGATTATATATTTGAACCTTCAAAAGCTGATTTGCTTAATACTTTGGTACCGCAGGTTCTTAGTTTGAGAATGTATACTGCATTACTCGATTCAAATACATCAGAGCATGCAGCGCGAACAATGGCAATGCAGATTGCTACTGATAATGCGAATGATATGATTCAGGATTTGACTGTATTGTACAACAAATCCCGTCAGCAGGCTATTACAAACGAATTGCTTGATATTATCGGTGGTTCAATGAAATAG
- a CDS encoding TolC family protein, with translation MKKRNIALLSLFLLSGLTISAQEVLTLEQCKKLALENNVKIKNARLEQSASNETKKEAFTNYFPTVSAIGGGFNANKGMAAIDIMGMSMSMMKNGVVGGVTATQPVFVGGRIVNGNKLAKLGTEVSGYQMKLSEDEVSVTAEQYYWQIVSLQEKMKTIEMVEKMLNNLHKDVTAAYNAGTTTKNDVLKVELKQNEIASSKLKLENGLSLSKLALCQYMGIASKDFVMDTTEFKSLVSPLEYKVSHDEALRNRTEYKLLDKNVEANRLQTKMKIGEYMPSAAVGAGYMYHDLMDKGRSFGMVYATVAVPISGWWGGSHAIKKQKLNEKMAENTKQNSSELLMIQMQQLWNDLKESYKQVNLAEKSVQSSTENLRLNNDFYKAGTVALKDLLDAETIMQQSRDQKTEASVDYLVRKTKYLQATGR, from the coding sequence ATGAAAAAGAGAAATATAGCACTCTTAAGTCTTTTCCTTTTAAGCGGATTAACTATCTCCGCTCAAGAGGTTCTTACGCTGGAGCAATGTAAGAAGCTGGCTTTGGAGAACAATGTAAAAATCAAGAATGCCCGATTGGAACAAAGCGCTTCCAACGAAACAAAGAAAGAGGCATTTACAAACTACTTCCCTACCGTAAGTGCCATTGGCGGCGGATTCAATGCTAATAAGGGAATGGCAGCCATTGATATTATGGGCATGAGCATGTCGATGATGAAAAACGGTGTTGTTGGCGGGGTAACTGCCACTCAACCGGTCTTTGTTGGCGGAAGAATAGTGAATGGAAACAAACTGGCTAAGCTTGGCACAGAAGTAAGCGGGTACCAGATGAAACTCTCCGAAGATGAAGTTTCGGTTACTGCCGAACAGTACTACTGGCAAATTGTTTCCCTACAGGAAAAAATGAAAACCATTGAGATGGTAGAAAAGATGCTCAACAATCTTCATAAGGATGTTACAGCAGCTTATAATGCCGGAACCACCACTAAAAACGATGTTCTGAAGGTTGAATTGAAGCAGAATGAGATTGCCAGCAGTAAACTGAAACTGGAAAACGGTCTTTCACTGTCAAAACTAGCTCTTTGCCAGTATATGGGCATTGCATCGAAAGATTTCGTAATGGACACTACCGAGTTCAAGTCACTTGTTTCTCCGCTGGAATATAAAGTGAGCCACGACGAGGCATTACGTAATCGCACAGAATACAAGTTACTGGATAAGAATGTGGAAGCCAATCGCCTTCAGACAAAAATGAAAATTGGAGAATATATGCCGTCAGCAGCTGTAGGTGCGGGATATATGTATCACGACTTAATGGATAAAGGCCGCAGTTTTGGTATGGTCTATGCAACAGTAGCCGTCCCTATATCCGGATGGTGGGGCGGTTCTCATGCCATTAAAAAGCAAAAGCTGAACGAAAAAATGGCAGAAAATACAAAGCAAAACTCAAGCGAGTTGCTGATGATACAAATGCAACAACTATGGAACGATTTGAAAGAATCATACAAACAAGTGAATCTGGCAGAAAAATCGGTTCAATCGTCCACAGAAAACCTACGGTTAAACAACGACTTCTATAAAGCAGGAACAGTTGCTCTGAAAGATTTGCTGGATGCCGAGACTATTATGCAGCAAAGCCGCGATCAGAAAACTGAAGCAAGCGTTGATTATTTAGTCAGGAAAACCAAGTATCTGCAGGCAACGGGCAGATAA
- a CDS encoding efflux RND transporter permease subunit, whose translation MSRRKINIVELAMRHRQIVILIASLLVMFGVYSLTVMPKQEFPVFTIRQGLVIGVYPGARSAEVEEQLAKPLEKFIFTYKEVKKKKTYSTSKDGMVIVNVELNDDVKNKDEFWSKFKHGLEGFKMQLPSGVLALMANDDFGDTSALLITLESEDKTYRELEKYLEELQNRLRRIDAVSNLRSYGLQKEQISIYIEQEKLAAYGISSTTLAANLFTQGFTTMSGSVDNKNFVAPIHVSETYKTERDIAEQIIYSDPTGHVIRLKDVARVIREYPDPDSYIKNNGKKCILLSMEMRSGNNIVQFGKDVNEILESYQKELPKSVSMYRIADQSKVVGDSVFNFLKELMIAIGAVIIVIMCLLPMRVASVAASTIPISIFISLGLFYAFGIELNTVTLAALIVTLGMIVDNSIVIIDSYLEHLDEGMSRWHASVMSAMKLFKSIFSATLAISITFFPFLITTKGMINDFIQVFPWSISIILGVSLLVAMLLVPYMQYFFISKGLKQAREGKKKKKNLLDIMQEKYEILLDKCFKHPWITLSLGMITVVVGCILFSTLPQRLMPIAERNQFAVEFYLPKGTAIEQTAAVVNQLEGIMKKDKRVVSITSFVGEGSPRFHTSYAPNMPGSNYAQYIVNTVSSEATVELLDELTDKYSNYFPNTYVRFKQLDNSDARSPIEVRLSGDSLKDLNKAREKVLLTLRNMDGLILVRPNFEEQTPGAMIKINNDEANRLGISKSLVAANMAMRFGSGIPLTTLWDGDYPMQVKLKAERKADPNFEDLGNEYVQSIVPGVSVPLRQIAKIVPDWTEGQIVRRNGVRTLSINADVKRGINTTAMTDKIEKRLESISLPKGVTLSMGGQKESDGETLPQIIGALLIAVMIIFLILLFHFRKINLALLIFSSMSLTVFGAAIGVLIMKQDVSITGILGIVSLMGILVRNGIIMLDYAEELKHKHNLPVYDAALEAGKRRMRPIFLTSAAASMGVIPMILSNSPLWGPMGTVICFGTLISMVLVVTVLPVAYWIIFRGNNRGIVSPE comes from the coding sequence ATGAGCAGAAGAAAAATAAATATAGTAGAATTGGCCATGAGGCACCGACAGATCGTGATTCTGATTGCGTCGTTGCTCGTAATGTTCGGGGTTTATTCGCTTACGGTAATGCCCAAACAGGAATTCCCGGTTTTCACTATTCGTCAGGGATTGGTTATCGGTGTTTATCCGGGTGCCAGATCGGCTGAAGTTGAAGAACAATTGGCCAAGCCTTTGGAGAAATTCATCTTTACTTATAAGGAAGTGAAGAAGAAAAAGACTTATTCCACTTCTAAAGACGGGATGGTTATCGTTAATGTAGAGTTGAATGATGATGTAAAGAACAAAGATGAGTTCTGGTCGAAGTTTAAACACGGACTGGAAGGATTCAAAATGCAATTGCCATCCGGAGTTCTTGCTTTGATGGCCAATGATGACTTTGGTGATACTTCTGCGTTGCTTATTACTCTCGAGTCTGAGGATAAGACTTATCGTGAACTGGAGAAGTATCTGGAAGAGTTGCAGAACAGACTGCGTCGTATTGACGCAGTATCTAATCTTCGCAGTTATGGATTGCAGAAAGAACAAATCAGCATCTATATAGAACAGGAAAAGCTGGCTGCTTACGGCATCAGCTCTACTACCCTAGCTGCCAATCTTTTCACTCAGGGCTTTACAACCATGAGTGGATCAGTTGACAATAAGAATTTCGTGGCGCCTATTCATGTTTCGGAAACTTATAAAACAGAACGAGATATAGCTGAACAGATTATTTATTCAGATCCTACAGGGCATGTGATTCGATTGAAGGATGTAGCTCGTGTGATTCGCGAATATCCGGATCCTGATTCATACATTAAGAATAATGGAAAGAAATGTATCCTACTCTCAATGGAGATGCGTTCCGGGAATAACATTGTTCAGTTTGGGAAAGATGTAAATGAAATATTGGAATCCTATCAGAAGGAACTGCCCAAGAGTGTAAGTATGTATCGGATAGCCGACCAGTCTAAAGTAGTTGGAGATTCTGTATTCAACTTCCTTAAGGAACTGATGATTGCCATTGGAGCTGTTATCATTGTCATAATGTGTTTGCTCCCAATGCGCGTTGCTTCCGTTGCTGCGTCCACCATTCCTATTTCCATATTCATATCATTGGGATTGTTTTACGCATTTGGAATAGAGCTAAATACGGTAACTCTTGCTGCATTGATTGTTACACTGGGAATGATTGTAGATAATTCGATAGTTATCATAGATAGTTATCTGGAACATCTGGACGAAGGAATGTCTCGTTGGCATGCCTCCGTTATGAGTGCCATGAAACTATTTAAATCTATCTTCTCTGCAACATTGGCTATCAGTATCACATTCTTCCCGTTTTTGATAACAACAAAGGGAATGATTAATGATTTCATACAGGTATTCCCTTGGTCTATAAGCATTATTTTGGGTGTATCCTTATTAGTCGCTATGTTATTAGTTCCTTATATGCAGTATTTTTTTATATCAAAAGGATTGAAACAAGCCAGAGAGGGAAAGAAAAAGAAGAAAAATCTGCTAGACATAATGCAAGAGAAATATGAAATACTGCTCGATAAGTGTTTCAAACATCCATGGATTACATTGAGTCTTGGAATGATAACTGTAGTTGTCGGATGCATATTGTTCAGCACACTGCCACAACGACTTATGCCTATTGCCGAACGTAACCAGTTTGCCGTAGAATTCTATTTGCCTAAGGGAACAGCGATTGAACAAACAGCTGCTGTGGTTAATCAACTTGAAGGCATCATGAAAAAAGACAAACGAGTGGTCTCTATCACTTCATTTGTTGGCGAGGGATCACCGCGTTTTCACACTTCCTACGCTCCCAATATGCCTGGAAGTAATTATGCACAGTATATTGTAAACACAGTTTCGTCCGAAGCTACCGTAGAATTGCTGGATGAGCTGACTGATAAATATTCTAATTATTTCCCGAATACCTATGTCCGCTTCAAACAACTAGATAATTCTGATGCCAGATCACCTATTGAAGTGAGACTTAGCGGTGATAGTCTGAAAGACTTGAATAAAGCCCGGGAAAAGGTTCTGCTTACACTAAGAAATATGGACGGTTTGATTTTGGTACGTCCTAATTTTGAAGAACAGACTCCGGGTGCTATGATTAAAATAAATAATGATGAAGCTAATCGTCTTGGAATTAGCAAATCTCTCGTAGCAGCAAATATGGCCATGCGTTTCGGTTCGGGTATTCCGCTTACCACTTTGTGGGACGGAGATTATCCGATGCAGGTTAAGCTGAAAGCCGAAAGAAAGGCAGATCCTAACTTTGAAGATCTGGGCAATGAATATGTTCAGTCTATTGTTCCGGGAGTATCTGTGCCTCTTCGTCAGATAGCCAAAATAGTTCCCGACTGGACCGAAGGACAGATTGTCCGCAGAAACGGGGTTAGAACTCTTTCTATTAATGCGGATGTAAAAAGAGGTATAAACACAACCGCTATGACTGACAAAATTGAGAAGAGACTTGAAAGCATATCTCTACCTAAAGGTGTAACCTTAAGCATGGGCGGTCAGAAAGAATCAGATGGAGAAACTCTTCCTCAGATTATAGGTGCACTACTTATAGCTGTTATGATTATTTTCTTGATCTTATTATTCCACTTCAGAAAAATAAACCTGGCTCTGCTGATTTTTAGTTCAATGTCATTAACGGTCTTCGGTGCAGCAATAGGAGTACTTATTATGAAACAAGATGTCAGTATAACAGGTATTCTTGGTATTGTAAGCTTAATGGGTATCCTTGTAAGAAACGGAATAATCATGCTCGATTATGCAGAAGAACTAAAACACAAACACAATCTTCCTGTATACGATGCAGCTCTTGAGGCAGGAAAAAGACGTATGCGCCCTATCTTCCTCACATCTGCCGCAGCATCAATGGGTGTAATCCCAATGATTCTTAGCAACAGTCCGCTATGGGGACCAATGGGTACGGTTATCTGCTTCGGAACATTGATATCAATGGTATTGGTTGTAACGGTATTACCTGTTGCATACTGGATTATTTTCAGAGGCAATAATAGAGGAATCGTTTCTCCCGAGTAA
- a CDS encoding efflux RND transporter periplasmic adaptor subunit — translation MKKREQVYALALLFLVVSCKGKKEEATADEAIPVKVETVSTTTAAGEHNYVGTVEENTGSSLSFSVMGTVEKVLVTEGQSVSKGQLLAVLNKATLMNTYNAAHSSLKQAQDAYKRLTQLHESGSLPEIKYVEIQTQLQQAEATESIAKKNLRDCNLYAPFSGVIARKSIDPGMNVVLGFESIKLVTIDKVNVKVSVPENEIARVKKGATAQVDVAALDHKSFEGKIDEKGVIANPLSHTYEIKVKLNNPHRELMPGMVCEVYISSSDQQQGGILVPNSAIQILDSGERFVWLAKNGKATRRIVGTGALTNQGVVVTSGLSSGDQVIVEGNQKVSEGMKITVK, via the coding sequence ATGAAAAAAAGAGAACAAGTATACGCATTGGCGTTGCTATTTTTGGTTGTTAGTTGTAAGGGTAAAAAGGAAGAAGCTACGGCTGACGAAGCTATTCCGGTAAAGGTGGAAACAGTATCTACAACCACCGCTGCAGGAGAGCATAACTATGTGGGAACAGTTGAGGAAAACACTGGTTCGTCTCTTAGTTTTTCAGTAATGGGTACAGTAGAAAAGGTATTGGTGACTGAAGGACAAAGTGTATCTAAAGGACAATTGCTTGCTGTTCTTAATAAAGCTACATTAATGAATACCTATAATGCGGCTCATTCTTCATTAAAACAAGCTCAGGATGCATACAAGCGTCTGACTCAGCTGCATGAAAGTGGTAGTTTGCCGGAAATTAAGTACGTAGAAATTCAGACTCAGTTGCAACAAGCAGAGGCAACAGAAAGTATTGCAAAAAAGAATCTGAGAGATTGCAATCTATATGCTCCCTTTAGCGGAGTCATTGCAAGGAAATCCATTGATCCGGGAATGAATGTTGTTCTGGGATTTGAATCAATTAAACTGGTTACTATAGACAAAGTAAACGTAAAAGTCTCTGTTCCGGAAAACGAGATTGCACGTGTTAAGAAGGGAGCAACAGCTCAGGTAGATGTTGCTGCGCTGGATCATAAATCGTTTGAAGGCAAGATAGATGAAAAAGGAGTAATAGCCAATCCTCTTTCACATACATACGAAATAAAAGTTAAGCTTAATAATCCTCATCGCGAGCTGATGCCGGGAATGGTTTGTGAGGTATACATTTCATCGTCCGACCAACAGCAGGGAGGTATTCTTGTTCCAAACAGCGCCATTCAGATTCTTGATTCAGGCGAACGGTTTGTTTGGCTGGCAAAGAACGGCAAAGCTACAAGAAGAATCGTGGGAACCGGTGCACTGACTAACCAGGGAGTTGTGGTTACCAGTGGATTATCGTCCGGCGATCAGGTTATTGTTGAAGGAAATCAGAAAGTGAGTGAAGGAATGAAAATTACAGTAAAATGA
- a CDS encoding helix-turn-helix domain-containing protein — protein MRHMEQFGNKEIQRWDLTTLDKVPDADYIENDFAIFNNVNNVPIFDYPTRIDLTVLAITLSGNARVGLNLKDYNLKKNDMIILTYDQIVQLYESSDDFTGLFFALSRSFTDEIVVALERIVPIFLYIKDHPCTELSDNEVSSVMEYHSFLWEKVKNKNNTYRKEITKNIIRALIFEMYSIFEAHLPEKRFKSRKEELFESFLMSVSTNFVKERSVIFYADQLFLTPKHLSRVIKEVSGRSAGEWIDEQVILEAKARLKTSSLTVQEISDQLGFPNQSFFGKYFKRHVGMSPSDYRKK, from the coding sequence ATGAGACATATGGAACAGTTTGGAAATAAAGAAATACAACGATGGGACCTTACAACACTCGATAAAGTTCCTGATGCAGATTATATTGAGAATGATTTTGCAATTTTTAATAATGTTAATAATGTTCCTATTTTTGATTATCCCACTCGGATTGATCTAACTGTGCTGGCTATTACTTTGAGCGGAAATGCCAGAGTGGGGCTAAATCTGAAAGATTATAATCTGAAAAAGAATGATATGATTATACTTACTTATGATCAGATAGTGCAGCTTTATGAGAGTAGCGATGATTTTACAGGCCTGTTTTTTGCGTTATCCCGTTCATTTACAGATGAAATCGTGGTAGCTCTTGAAAGAATCGTGCCTATATTTCTTTATATTAAAGACCATCCTTGTACAGAATTAAGTGATAATGAAGTCTCATCGGTTATGGAATACCACTCTTTTTTGTGGGAAAAGGTGAAAAACAAAAATAATACATACCGTAAGGAGATAACGAAAAATATAATTCGTGCACTGATATTTGAGATGTATAGCATTTTTGAAGCTCATTTACCGGAAAAGAGATTTAAATCCCGAAAAGAAGAACTTTTTGAATCGTTTCTAATGTCTGTCAGTACGAACTTTGTAAAAGAAAGAAGTGTGATTTTTTATGCTGACCAGCTTTTCCTTACGCCCAAACATCTTTCAAGGGTGATAAAAGAGGTTAGCGGACGTTCGGCAGGAGAGTGGATTGATGAACAGGTTATTTTGGAGGCTAAAGCCAGATTAAAAACATCGTCTTTGACTGTTCAGGAAATATCAGATCAGCTTGGATTCCCTAACCAGTCTTTCTTTGGTAAATATTTTAAGCGGCACGTCGGTATGTCGCCAAGTGATTATCGTAAGAAGTAA
- the fucO gene encoding lactaldehyde reductase, whose product MNRIILNETSYFGAGCRSVIAVEAARRGFKKAFFVTDKDLIKFGVAAEITKVLESANIPYELYSDVKANPTIANVQNGVAAFKESGADFIIALGGGSSIDTAKGIGIVVNNPEFADIKSLEGVADTKNKAVPTFALPTTAGTAAEVTINYVIIDEEAKKKMVCVDPNDIPAVAIVDPELMYSMPKGLTAATGMDALTHAIESYITPGAWAMSDMFEIKAIEMIAQNLKAAVDNGKDTVAREAMSQAQYIAGMGFSNVGLGIVHSMAHPLGAFYDTPHGVANALLLPYVMEYNAESPAAPKYKDIAKAMGVNVEGMTCEEGVKAAIDAVKALSISINIPQKLNEIGVKEEDIPALAVAAFNDVCTGGNPRTTSIEDIEKIYRKAF is encoded by the coding sequence ATGAATAGAATTATTTTAAATGAAACTTCTTACTTCGGAGCCGGTTGCCGAAGTGTAATTGCTGTTGAGGCTGCACGTCGTGGTTTTAAAAAAGCTTTTTTTGTAACTGACAAAGATCTTATCAAGTTTGGTGTTGCTGCCGAAATTACAAAAGTACTTGAAAGCGCTAATATTCCTTACGAACTTTACAGTGATGTAAAAGCAAACCCAACTATTGCTAATGTGCAAAATGGTGTTGCTGCTTTCAAAGAATCGGGTGCCGATTTTATTATCGCTCTTGGTGGTGGCTCTTCTATTGATACAGCTAAGGGTATTGGTATTGTAGTTAACAATCCTGAATTTGCTGACATTAAATCTCTGGAAGGTGTTGCTGATACAAAGAATAAAGCTGTTCCTACTTTTGCATTGCCTACTACTGCAGGTACTGCTGCTGAGGTAACCATCAATTATGTGATTATTGATGAGGAAGCAAAAAAGAAAATGGTATGTGTAGATCCTAATGATATTCCTGCTGTTGCTATTGTTGACCCGGAATTGATGTATTCTATGCCTAAAGGTTTGACTGCTGCAACAGGTATGGACGCTTTAACTCACGCAATTGAAAGTTATATTACTCCAGGTGCATGGGCAATGAGCGATATGTTCGAAATCAAAGCAATTGAAATGATTGCTCAGAACTTGAAAGCTGCTGTTGATAATGGTAAGGATACTGTTGCTCGCGAAGCTATGTCTCAGGCACAATACATTGCAGGTATGGGATTCTCAAACGTAGGTTTGGGTATAGTTCACTCAATGGCTCACCCTCTTGGTGCTTTCTATGATACTCCTCATGGTGTTGCTAATGCATTGTTATTGCCTTACGTTATGGAATACAATGCAGAATCTCCTGCTGCTCCTAAATACAAAGATATTGCTAAGGCAATGGGTGTAAATGTAGAAGGTATGACTTGCGAAGAAGGTGTGAAGGCTGCTATTGATGCAGTAAAAGCTTTATCTATCAGCATCAATATTCCTCAGAAACTTAATGAAATTGGAGTGAAGGAAGAAGATATTCCTGCTCTTGCTGTTGCTGCATTCAATGATGTTTGTACCGGAGGAAATCCACGTACAACTTCAATCGAAGATATCGAAAAGATCTATCGTAAGGCTTTCTAA